The Pedobacter africanus genome has a window encoding:
- the cls gene encoding cardiolipin synthase: protein MMNWWLIGEITYVLILILVCLRIVYDTRSTTKTLAYLLFAIFVPILGMIFYFSFGINYRHRKMYSKKLYENDDLAAKFQQNILNYSEQTFKHNHAAVISNKELAFMVLKDSMSPLTANNAVKVLVNGENKFPEVLEAIKNAKHHIHIEYYIYEDDQIGTAIENALIAKAKEGLTVRFIYDDFGSRDIRKKLVPRLKAGGVLAFPFLKVHFMLLANRLNYRNHRKIIVIDGNIAFVGGINVSDRYINNNGNKLYWRDTHLRIDGPGTQYLQYLFLCDWNFCAGEELQPDRCFFPTLPSQQGEKENKIVQIAASGPDSESPTILFSILQAINLATEEILITSPYFIPGESLLDALTIASLSGIKVKLLVPGKSDSILVNAAARSYYNDLLHSGVEIYQYQKGFVHAKTMVTDSKVAIVGTANMDFRSFDLNFEVNAIVYDNEIATELRRVFYEDLKDARPINPGQWADRPLYKHLLEKAARLLSPLL, encoded by the coding sequence CCATTTTGGGAATGATCTTTTATTTCTCCTTCGGCATCAATTACCGGCACAGAAAAATGTACAGCAAAAAGCTCTATGAAAACGACGATCTTGCTGCAAAGTTCCAGCAAAACATACTGAATTACTCTGAGCAGACCTTTAAGCACAACCATGCTGCCGTAATCAGCAATAAAGAACTCGCCTTTATGGTGCTAAAGGATTCCATGAGTCCTTTAACTGCAAATAATGCTGTTAAGGTACTTGTTAACGGCGAAAATAAATTTCCTGAAGTACTGGAAGCCATCAAAAATGCAAAACATCACATTCATATTGAATATTATATATATGAAGACGATCAGATCGGCACAGCCATCGAAAATGCACTTATAGCAAAAGCAAAGGAGGGGCTTACCGTTCGTTTCATTTATGATGATTTCGGCAGCCGTGACATCCGTAAAAAGCTTGTACCGCGACTCAAAGCCGGAGGTGTTTTAGCTTTCCCTTTTCTAAAAGTGCATTTTATGCTCCTGGCCAACAGGCTGAATTACCGGAACCATAGGAAAATTATTGTGATAGATGGCAACATCGCTTTTGTAGGCGGCATCAATGTAAGCGACAGATACATCAATAACAACGGAAACAAGCTTTACTGGCGCGACACCCATTTGCGGATAGATGGGCCGGGAACCCAATACCTGCAATACCTTTTCCTGTGCGACTGGAATTTTTGTGCCGGCGAAGAACTGCAACCTGATCGCTGCTTTTTTCCAACTCTGCCTTCCCAACAAGGAGAAAAAGAAAATAAGATTGTACAGATTGCCGCCAGTGGCCCTGATTCCGAATCACCAACCATCTTATTCTCCATCCTTCAGGCCATAAACCTGGCAACAGAAGAGATTCTTATAACCAGCCCATACTTCATTCCGGGCGAAAGCCTGCTCGATGCGCTAACCATCGCTTCGCTAAGCGGAATTAAAGTAAAATTATTGGTTCCGGGCAAGTCGGATTCCATACTGGTAAACGCTGCCGCCAGATCTTACTATAACGACCTGCTGCATTCCGGAGTAGAAATTTACCAGTACCAGAAGGGCTTTGTGCATGCAAAAACAATGGTGACCGACAGTAAGGTTGCCATTGTTGGTACCGCCAACATGGATTTCAGGAGCTTCGACCTCAATTTTGAAGTAAATGCCATTGTATACGATAACGAAATTGCCACTGAGCTGCGCAGGGTATTTTACGAAGACCTGAAAGATGCCAGGCCAATTAATCCCGGACAATGGGCTGACCGCCCCCTGTATAAACATCTGCTGGAAAAGGCAGCACGGCTTTTATCCCCTTTGTTGTAA
- a CDS encoding dipeptidase: MQEIKKYVEDNRQRFLDELFELLRFPSVSADPKYKGDVLKTADFVAQKLKDAGADKVEICETAGYPIVYGEKLIDEKLPTVLIYGHYDVQPADPLDLWETPPFEPTVRDGKIYARGACDDKGQFYMHVKAFELMMQTGTLACNVKFMIEGEEEVGSANLGTFVHANVERLKADVVLISDTSMISMENPSIETGLRGLAYMEVEVVGPNRDLHSGVYGGAVANPATILCKMIASLHDENNHITVPGFYDKVVELTEAEKKALNSAPFDLNEYKEDLDIKAEWGEKGYSTLERTGTRPTLEVNGIWSGYIGEGAKTVLPSKANAKISMRLVPNQSSDEISALFTKHFESIAPDYVKVKVTAHHGGEPVVTPTDSVAYRAAEKAIVDSFGKEPIPTRGGGSIPIVALFESALGIKSVLFGFGLDSDALHSPNEKYDIYNYYKGIETLPLFHKYFAELSK; encoded by the coding sequence ATGCAAGAGATCAAAAAATATGTTGAAGACAACAGGCAGCGCTTTTTAGATGAGCTGTTTGAATTGTTACGTTTCCCATCTGTAAGTGCCGATCCGAAATATAAAGGCGATGTACTTAAAACTGCTGATTTTGTAGCGCAGAAACTGAAAGATGCTGGTGCTGATAAGGTTGAAATTTGTGAAACTGCAGGTTATCCGATTGTTTATGGGGAGAAGCTTATTGATGAGAAGCTGCCTACTGTTTTGATTTACGGACATTATGATGTGCAGCCTGCGGATCCGCTGGACCTCTGGGAAACACCTCCCTTTGAACCAACAGTGCGCGATGGCAAGATCTATGCACGTGGTGCCTGCGACGATAAAGGACAGTTTTATATGCACGTAAAAGCTTTTGAACTGATGATGCAGACTGGTACACTGGCCTGTAATGTGAAGTTCATGATTGAGGGCGAAGAGGAAGTAGGTTCTGCAAACCTGGGTACTTTTGTACATGCAAATGTAGAACGACTGAAAGCAGACGTGGTGCTGATCTCTGATACCTCGATGATCAGTATGGAAAACCCTTCTATTGAGACCGGCCTGCGTGGCCTGGCCTATATGGAAGTGGAAGTGGTGGGGCCTAACCGCGACCTCCATTCCGGTGTGTACGGTGGTGCTGTAGCCAATCCGGCAACCATTCTGTGTAAAATGATTGCTTCATTGCACGATGAGAACAATCACATTACTGTGCCTGGTTTTTACGACAAAGTTGTGGAATTGACAGAGGCAGAGAAAAAGGCTTTAAATTCGGCACCATTTGACCTGAATGAATATAAAGAAGACCTGGATATCAAAGCGGAGTGGGGAGAGAAAGGTTACTCGACCTTAGAGCGTACCGGAACCAGGCCTACATTAGAGGTTAACGGAATCTGGAGCGGTTATATTGGCGAAGGTGCCAAAACGGTACTTCCATCTAAAGCCAATGCCAAAATTTCTATGCGTTTGGTGCCTAACCAAAGCTCTGATGAGATTTCGGCGCTGTTTACCAAACACTTTGAAAGCATTGCGCCTGATTATGTAAAGGTTAAAGTTACTGCGCATCATGGTGGTGAGCCGGTAGTTACCCCTACAGATAGTGTGGCTTACCGTGCTGCTGAAAAAGCCATTGTAGATTCATTTGGCAAGGAGCCGATCCCTACACGTGGTGGCGGTAGTATTCCTATTGTAGCGTTGTTTGAAAGTGCTTTGGGTATTAAATCTGTACTTTTTGGCTTTGGTTTGGATAGTGATGCTTTGCATTCACCTAATGAGAAATATGACATTTATAACTATTATAAAGGAATAGAGACTTTGCCTTTGTTCCACAAGTATTTTGCTGAACTGAGCAAGTAA
- a CDS encoding glycoside hydrolase family 25 protein yields MPPAPRKTPVSRKPTFRQAYESDASGRPRKKTVARKPARKKKKGLSTEWKFMIVILLLVLFSPFYYAYVIKGFSSTWRWIRDIGEDPNYRTYSSFDIRIPKGYNIHGIDVSYYQGKIDWKKVKDMKEDDVKVDFAFIKATEGLFMVDPYFQRNWREAPKAGVICGAYHFFRAHKPGLWQAKFFLQTVNFEAGDLPPVVDVEELNGVSASEMRKQLNDFVKHIERKTKVKPIIYTGLSFYKDYLKGNFENYPLWIAHYHQPKLKVGADTKWHFWQHSDKAKISGINHVVDFNAFNGDSLAFDRLLIK; encoded by the coding sequence ATGCCTCCAGCACCTAGAAAAACACCTGTTTCCCGAAAACCTACCTTCCGTCAAGCTTATGAGTCAGATGCATCTGGCCGGCCGCGAAAAAAAACTGTTGCCAGAAAACCTGCCCGTAAGAAAAAGAAAGGCTTATCTACAGAATGGAAGTTTATGATTGTTATACTGCTTCTGGTTTTGTTTTCGCCGTTTTATTATGCTTATGTCATTAAGGGTTTCAGTTCAACCTGGCGATGGATCCGCGATATTGGTGAGGATCCCAATTACCGTACCTACAGCAGTTTTGATATCCGTATCCCGAAGGGCTATAATATTCATGGCATTGATGTTTCTTACTACCAGGGTAAAATTGACTGGAAAAAAGTAAAAGACATGAAAGAGGACGACGTAAAAGTAGATTTTGCTTTTATTAAGGCTACCGAAGGCCTCTTTATGGTAGATCCTTATTTTCAGCGCAACTGGCGGGAGGCGCCTAAGGCAGGGGTAATTTGTGGGGCCTATCATTTCTTCAGGGCACATAAGCCGGGTTTATGGCAGGCCAAATTTTTTCTGCAGACTGTAAATTTTGAGGCAGGAGATTTGCCTCCGGTTGTGGATGTTGAAGAACTGAATGGAGTTTCGGCTTCAGAAATGCGCAAACAGTTAAATGATTTTGTGAAGCACATAGAGCGTAAGACCAAAGTAAAACCCATTATATACACCGGACTTTCTTTTTATAAAGACTACCTGAAAGGGAATTTTGAGAATTACCCTTTGTGGATAGCCCATTACCATCAGCCGAAACTGAAAGTCGGTGCAGATACCAAATGGCATTTCTGGCAACATTCTGATAAAGCCAAAATTTCCGGAATTAACCATGTAGTTGATTTTAATGCATTTAACGGAGATAGCCTGGCATTTGACCGTTTGCTGATCAAATAA